The genome window AttttaatatcagacaaaaaagaATTCAAGGCCTAAAGCACACAGGGTAAGGACGGCTGCGTGAATGTCTTTGCTTCCAGTGCATCATCACAAACTTGTTTCTTACTCTTCTTATCTCTTCCCTAAGCCTTTCCAACTCATCTGCTCCTCTTATCATTTCTTCAGGGTCCAAATGCCTCACAGGAGTGTCCTCTTTAAACCCCTTGCCAGGCTGGGTCAGCCCTCCTCTAAGATTTCCTTCTGCTGCCTGGCTTACACCTTCTTCGGAAGGTTGAGGATTGATTTCCTTCCGCCTCTGTGATACATCTTCTGAAGGGCGGTCGGCCTCGGTCTTTGGCATGTTCTGtggttttccttcattttcttcacaaGACTTTTGCATGTTgagtatttttctgttatttcttttgaataaattaatCCTGCAGGGATCCAGGTGattttcctgcctccttccctcactcGATTTGTGTCGCACCCAAAAGACCAAAGAGTCCTGAAAGGATGCGGGGtacttttctccttctccagcaATACGGGGCTGCTGCAGGGAAACAGGCCCTGGACTGTAAGGACTTCTGCACACGtcagctctctttttttttaaaacattttatttatttgacagagacacagcgagagagggaacacaagcagggggagtgggagagggagaagcaggcttcccgctgagcagggagcccgatgtggggctcgatcccaggaccctgggatcaggacctgagccgaaggcagacgcttaacgactgagccacccaggcgcccctggtgctGTATTCCTATCTCATAGCTATAGAAGGATGATTTCCTGAATGATACCACGAGAAAAACCCAGGTCCTGGCCTCATTTTATTGTTGCTTAAGTTCATATAGGGAGATGAACTGTTTTTCTTGATGTATGAAGGATACATCATTTCCTCCAGTGAGAGCAGATTCTGTTTGGAAGGTTGGTGGTGCAGGAGCTGGGGCTCCAGGATATAATTTGCCTGTAGCTAGCCAAGTCATTTGCTATGTGAATGCTTCCCCACGCCTCAGGTCCCTTTCCTACTAATTTCCCCTAGTGTGTCTGCCTATATGTTTCTGGAGGCCTCTTGATCAAATTCCATTTGAGCTTGTGCTGATTTTTTAAGGTCAAGTACTGATAATTGTAAGATTCAGAAAGCCATTTACCTGTCTTGTCATTTTTAATGGGATTACTTAACGGTTTAGTTTTGCTAATTAAGTAGAAGAGGAGTGATCAAAATAGTGGTTAAATTACTGTACCCAGAGCttgcatttcatttcatttcatttaaaagaaatcagtgaGAACTCAACAGTAGAATTAGATCCAAAGGTGGTTTTCTTCTGTAGGGaattttctttgaattctttaaCTCAATTATCTCTATTTTAGGTTACAGAAGGACAACACAGACCAAAAAAGTAAGAGCAGAATTACCCTTACTTGTCACTATTAGGGGATATATGTGTAAGAGTTTATCTAAGGAAAGGCTCATAAGTAGAGCGGTGAACCCAAGGATGAACTAATTTATAGGAGCCTCTGGCTCCTTTGTCAGTATATAgagtatatatacttatatatactgACGTTGCTGAATTACTTGTAGTTTCTTTAACTGGTTGAAAAGAAGAGAGTCTGAAAGGTCAAATTAACTTTGACTTTATTCCATTTGCTGTTTGTGTTAAGTTTGAGTCAATAGTGGAAAATTCGTTTCCCTGTGAAACCTCTGGAGGGTGGGGCTGGCTTCCGGTGATCGTAGCATCAAGGACCGTTGCTGAGATCCCGTTCACTCATTAGGAGGTGCCGCATGGTGATCTTCTAAATctaacatttttcttcatttattagctggaaaGCTTCCGTAAAGAGA of Halichoerus grypus chromosome 4, mHalGry1.hap1.1, whole genome shotgun sequence contains these proteins:
- the LOC118540121 gene encoding transcription elongation factor A protein-like 8; translated protein: MQKSCEENEGKPQNMPKTEADRPSEDVSQRRKEINPQPSEEGVSQAAEGNLRGGLTQPGKGFKEDTPVRHLDPEEMIRGADELERLREEIRRVRNKFVMMHWKQRHSRSRPYPVCFRP